The sequence below is a genomic window from Sneathiella sp. P13V-1.
TTCCCGCACAGGATAAATCACTTGATCTAGAAAATTGGTGGCAAAATCCGAAAAGCATGTACATATTGGCGGCCGAATTTAACAAGTTCCTGTTCAGCCTCATCCGCGCCCGAACAGAGAGCGCCGTCATGTCAGGAGACAGCAATTGACCGCTATTAGATCCGCCCTGTTTTTTACCCTGTTCTGGATCTGGTCCGTTATCATGAATATTCTGTTCCTTCCCGGCCTCATTCTGCCAAGAATGGTGATAGTCTGGGGACAACATATCTGGACCGGCGGCATTATTCTCATGATGCGCTTCATCTGTGGCCTGAAGGTTGAAATTCGCGGAAAAGAATATCTGCCAAAACACAAAGCGCTGATCGCCTGTAAACATCAATCAGCATTCGAGACGATGGTGTTTCACTGGCTGACACGTGATCCGGCCATGATCTTGAAAAAAGAACTGCTGATGATCCCTGTTTACGGCTGGTATTGCATGAAAACAAAAATGATTGCAGTTGACCGTAAAGGGCATGCGGCGGCCCTTCGTTCCATGATCGAACAAGGACAGGCTGCTCTTGAAATGGATCGCCAGATTGTCATTTTCCCCGAAGGTACCCGCAGTGCTATGGATGACTATCCGGCTTTCCAGCCGGGAATCGCGGCATTGTATGGGAAATTGGATATACCGGTGACACCTGTCGCGCTTAACACAGGACTTTACTGGCCGCGCAAACAATTCCTTTGCCGTAAAGGCACACTCGTCATTGAATTTCTGCCGCCCATTGAGCCTGGCCTGAAACGCAGAGATTTCATGGGTAAATTGCAAACCACCATTGATGAAAACAGCCAGCGGTTGGTCGAAGAAGGTCGCACAAAGGACTTTAATTAGCTCATAAAAACGCCATATGTCGTGGGGCAGCATTTGTGAATTACCTTTATCTGGTATATAATGCGATCCTAACTGTTTCTAATCACGAACAGGGTTCCTATGGCGTCTATTGCACCTATTTCGCAACAAATCTGGGATATGAAGTACCGTTTTCGCTCCGCTGATGGGCAGGAGACGGAACGAAGTATTGAAGATACGTGGGCAAGGATCGCCCATGCCTTGGCGGAACCTGAAGACGATCCGGATAAGTGGCAGGAAATTTTCTATAAAGCCCTTGAGGATTATAAATTCCTGCCCGCGGGCCGTATAGTTGCGGGTGCCGGAACCAAACGCAACGTGACCCTGTTTAACTGCTTCGTCATGGGCAACATCCCCGATGACATGGCAGGAATTTTCGACAATCTGAAA
It includes:
- a CDS encoding lysophospholipid acyltransferase family protein gives rise to the protein MTAIRSALFFTLFWIWSVIMNILFLPGLILPRMVIVWGQHIWTGGIILMMRFICGLKVEIRGKEYLPKHKALIACKHQSAFETMVFHWLTRDPAMILKKELLMIPVYGWYCMKTKMIAVDRKGHAAALRSMIEQGQAALEMDRQIVIFPEGTRSAMDDYPAFQPGIAALYGKLDIPVTPVALNTGLYWPRKQFLCRKGTLVIEFLPPIEPGLKRRDFMGKLQTTIDENSQRLVEEGRTKDFN